The DNA segment TCAAGGAGGGTTACCGGCCCGGCAAGATCATTATCGCCGGCGACTCGGCGGGTGGCGGTCTTACGTTCGCCGCGCTGGTGGCACTGCGTGATGCGAAGACGCCGCTGCCGGCTGCCGCGGTGCCAATCTCTCCGTGGAACGATCTTGCGGGGACGGGAGCATCAATCAAGTCCCGCGCCGGTGTAGACCCGATGGTCGGCCGCCAGGGGCTGACGCCGATGGCAAAGCACTACGCCGGATCCGCCGATCTGAAGACCCCGTTGCTCTCTCCCCTCTATGCCGATCTGCGCGGGCTACCCCCGCTACTGATTCACGTCGGCGACGCCGAGATTCTGCTCGACGACTCGACCCGTATCGCGGAACGTGCCAAAGCGGCGGACGTCGATGTGACCTTGGAAGTCTGGCCCGAAATGATCCACGTGTGGCACGTATTCGCCAAACTCTTGCCCGAAGGGCAGCAGGCAATTGATCGAATTGGCGAGTTCGTGCTCGCACACACCAGCTAAGCGTGCTGACGCCTCGCCACCGCTAGAGGGCGATCACTATGAACCGCCGCGAACAGATCAAGCTTACCCCCGATGAGCATACGGCGTTTCTGCGCGAATGCCGCAAAGTCTCGCTCGCCACCCTAGACAAGGAAGGCTTTCCGCACCTGGTCGCGATGAACTTCGTCGCGATTGATGGCACGATCTACATGTCGTCCTATGGTAAGGCGCAGAAGGTGGTGAACATTCGGCGGAATCCCAAAGTGGCAGTCATGGCGGAGAGCGGCAAGAGCTATGCGCAGTTGCGTGGCATCATGATTCGCGGCAACTGCGAGATCATCGAAGACCGGGAGACCGTGGCCAAACTGATGGGCGCCATCCGCGGGCGCGACACGGGGGACACGGGGATGCCGCCGATCCCCGAACCGATCCTCACCAAGCGAGTGATACTCAAGGTGGTTCCCAGGAAAGTAACCAGCTGGGACCACAGTAAGCTGGGCGGCCGTTACTGACGACCGCCCTTGCGTCTGTCAACCTTAGTCTAGATTCCCCCCTAGCTACCCATTGACGGCGTGCAGGCGCATCCCGCTAATCATCACGGTATCGTCGGACTGGCGCTTGCCGTGTCGTTCGGCATTGGCGAACATCGCCTTGGGGTCGGTTGCCACCAGATCGAGCCCACCGAGGCCTTCGCCGCGCCCATCCTCGTCTTTCACAAAGCGCAAGGTCGCATTCTCGAGGCGAATTGCAGGATTTCCCTGCTGGTCTCGGGTTACCGGAATCTCGACGATCTGGCTCCATCGTGAAGCGAGCCCCGCCGGGTCTGGAGATTGGATTTCGGCCGCCGCGACGGCGCGCACTATATGAGTACGCACCGCGGGCTTCCAGTTGCGTCCAGCGGGCATCCACGGCCCATCCGGGGAAAGATCGCCGGCCTGAAAATCTATCTCCAGGAAAGAACCGCCGGTGTCGCGAGGATGAAGTTGCATGATCTTATACTCGGGTTCGTCCTGCTCGAGCACCTTGCGAACGCCGAGTTCGTTGACCCGCTTCTTGCGCGGCGCGTGGTCGTCACACTGCGTGATCACCATGTAGCCGCCATCACCCGCTCGCCGTTCCAGGTAGCGTCCGCCGGCAGTACCCTCCTTGATGGGTGACACCACCTCGATAAACTGGCTCCCCACCGGAAATAGCGCGTTCTGCAGACCGAACGCCTTGACGCCGGGATCGCGGAAACCGACCTCGAGGCCAAGAACGTTGTGCAGGTCGTTGGTAACCTGATCAAGGTCGCGCGCCACCAGCGCGATTTGCCGAAGTCGAATCCACATGCGAGCTCCTCCTCTC comes from the Candidatus Binataceae bacterium genome and includes:
- a CDS encoding alpha/beta hydrolase; the encoded protein is MASQQLAKVLEILKSQPSNPNASIERMRAGMEKVAERVASDIKCDAVDAGGVPGEWIVAPNAASDRAILYLHGGGYVMGSVNTHRAMIGRISRAAQARVLAINYRLAPEHPFPAAVDDATAAYRWLLKEGYRPGKIIIAGDSAGGGLTFAALVALRDAKTPLPAAAVPISPWNDLAGTGASIKSRAGVDPMVGRQGLTPMAKHYAGSADLKTPLLSPLYADLRGLPPLLIHVGDAEILLDDSTRIAERAKAADVDVTLEVWPEMIHVWHVFAKLLPEGQQAIDRIGEFVLAHTS
- a CDS encoding pyridoxamine 5'-phosphate oxidase family protein, with translation MNRREQIKLTPDEHTAFLRECRKVSLATLDKEGFPHLVAMNFVAIDGTIYMSSYGKAQKVVNIRRNPKVAVMAESGKSYAQLRGIMIRGNCEIIEDRETVAKLMGAIRGRDTGDTGMPPIPEPILTKRVILKVVPRKVTSWDHSKLGGRY
- a CDS encoding VOC family protein translates to MWIRLRQIALVARDLDQVTNDLHNVLGLEVGFRDPGVKAFGLQNALFPVGSQFIEVVSPIKEGTAGGRYLERRAGDGGYMVITQCDDHAPRKKRVNELGVRKVLEQDEPEYKIMQLHPRDTGGSFLEIDFQAGDLSPDGPWMPAGRNWKPAVRTHIVRAVAAAEIQSPDPAGLASRWSQIVEIPVTRDQQGNPAIRLENATLRFVKDEDGRGEGLGGLDLVATDPKAMFANAERHGKRQSDDTVMISGMRLHAVNG